In one Candidatus Edwardsbacteria bacterium genomic region, the following are encoded:
- a CDS encoding very short patch repair endonuclease, with the protein MDNVSINRRSQIMANVKSSGNISTELKTVLIFRENHIHGWRRRYKIIGNPDFTFPKNKIAVFIDGCFWHGCAKHCRVPATNRIYWNNKIQRNIQRDLNIGRVLRVKGWKVIRIWEHELCGGAVLKRKIKKLKNIKS; encoded by the coding sequence ATGGATAATGTTTCAATTAATAGACGTTCCCAAATCATGGCGAATGTCAAGTCTAGTGGAAATATATCAACAGAATTAAAAACAGTATTAATTTTTCGCGAGAATCATATACACGGTTGGCGTAGGCGTTACAAAATAATTGGTAACCCGGATTTTACATTCCCAAAAAATAAAATTGCAGTCTTTATTGATGGCTGTTTTTGGCACGGTTGTGCGAAACACTGCCGTGTGCCAGCAACAAATCGCATATACTGGAACAATAAAATTCAGCGCAATATACAGCGCGATCTTAATATTGGACGTGTGCTACGGGTAAAAGGTTGGAAAGTGATTAGAATATGGGAGCATGAACTTTGCGGTGGGGCAGTGTTGAAACGCAAGATAAAAAAACTGAAAAATATAAAGTCTTAG
- the dcm gene encoding DNA (cytosine-5-)-methyltransferase: MRHNLETTIRFIDLFCGIGGFRYAIEDVAKKMGIKSECVLSSDIDIECQKAYEANFNEIPKGDIHAIDVSTIPEHDILLAGFPCQPFSIIGQRKGFEDARGTLFFEIARIIQAKRPQAFVLENVKLLAGHNGGKTLSRILEVLRGLEYSVDKKIFNALDFGLPQKRERIFIIGFKKPCDFEWPKGGKTMKPLGLLLEKSVPKEYYASDYIKTKRFATHSPTKEPTIWHENKAGHISVYPYSCALRAGASYNYLLVNGERRLTAREMLRLQGFPDSFKIICNYSQTRKQAGNSLPIPVAEAVLLNVFKSCGWMKNSKPDFVYSRKQSFDKQLLLKEKGKRYGKKTKAKNSRKI, translated from the coding sequence ATGAGGCACAATTTGGAAACGACTATACGATTCATAGATCTATTCTGTGGAATAGGTGGCTTTCGCTATGCTATTGAAGATGTTGCGAAAAAAATGGGCATTAAATCAGAGTGTGTTTTATCCAGCGATATTGATATAGAATGCCAAAAAGCTTACGAAGCTAATTTTAATGAAATTCCTAAAGGTGATATACACGCTATTGATGTTAGCACTATTCCGGAACACGATATCTTGCTTGCTGGCTTCCCATGTCAGCCATTCAGCATCATTGGACAACGTAAAGGATTTGAAGATGCTAGAGGCACACTTTTTTTTGAAATAGCTAGAATAATTCAAGCGAAGAGACCGCAGGCTTTCGTTTTAGAAAACGTTAAACTATTAGCTGGGCATAATGGTGGGAAAACACTTTCTAGAATTTTGGAAGTGTTGCGTGGACTTGAATATAGTGTTGATAAAAAAATATTTAATGCATTGGATTTTGGACTACCACAAAAACGAGAGCGTATATTTATAATAGGCTTCAAAAAACCATGCGATTTTGAATGGCCGAAGGGCGGGAAAACAATGAAACCACTTGGGCTGTTATTGGAAAAAAGTGTGCCAAAGGAATATTATGCGTCTGACTACATTAAAACAAAACGCTTTGCCACGCATTCTCCAACAAAGGAACCTACAATATGGCATGAGAATAAGGCCGGGCACATAAGCGTATATCCATATTCATGCGCACTTAGAGCTGGGGCCTCATATAATTATTTATTAGTCAATGGCGAAAGGCGGCTTACTGCACGCGAGATGTTACGACTTCAAGGATTCCCTGATTCGTTTAAAATTATATGTAATTACAGTCAAACTCGCAAACAAGCTGGCAATAGTTTGCCTATTCCTGTTGCCGAAGCTGTTTTGTTAAACGTATTTAAATCATGTGGTTGGATGAAAAATAGCAAACCGGATTTTGTGTATTCAAGGAAACAATCATTTGATAAACAACTGCTGTTGAAAGAGAAAGGAAAACGCTATGGTAAAAAGACCAAGGCTAAGAACAGTCGAAAAATATAA